From the genome of Elusimicrobiota bacterium:
GACAAGATTGGCGGGGAACCTATATATATAGGGTGGTGCTGAACAAAAATGATCCAACGCCGAGCGATTCCCCTGACGGGGGAATTCCTCGGCGTTTGTATTGAGAAAACGGTCGAAAAAAGGACATCATGGCTCTGGCGGACGCATTAAAAAATATTCGACTGGACAAGTTCCGGATCAAATCCAAAGACGCCATCGGCGTCGACCTGGGTTCGACGGCTTTGAAGATCGTCCAGTTGAAAGGCGCCGGCGGGCGCTGGAAAGTTCACCGCGCCAACCTATTGGCTCTCCCGAACGCCGGTCCCGACGTGGCCGGCCCCGAACGGCGCGTACAGGCCATCAGCCTCCTTAAGGAATACGTCGCCAAGCAAAAAGACAGCATCTCCAAAAACGCCGTCTTCTCGGTGTCCGGCAACTCGGTCATTGTTCGGTTTGTGAAATTCCCCAAAATGTCCCGGGACGACCTCTCCAAGATGATCGTGATTGAAGCCGAACCCTACATTCCCTTTGCCATCCCGGAAGTGAACATTGATTTCAACATCCTGGGAGACGTTGTTGAGGAAGGCCAGAAGAAAATGGAGACGATCTTGGTCGCGGCCAAAAAAGAAATCATCAACGGCCGTTTGGAAATCATTCAACAAGGGGGCCTGACCCCTTCCTTGATCGATGTCGATGCTTTCGCCCTTCAAAACGCCTACGAGTTGAACGTGGGGGCGAACGCGAAGGAAACCGCGCTCTTGGTTCATGTCGGCGCCTTCGTTACGACCATGACCATCATCGAAGCCGGTGTGCCCAAGGTGGTTCGCGACGTGTTCATCGCCGGCAACACGGTGACCAAAGCGTTGCAGCGGAATTTTCAAGTGGACGCTAAAAAAGCCGACGACATGAAAACCAAGGCCGTGATCCTGGCGACGCAGGAAGAGCGCGAGAAAGCCATGGCGGACCAAAACAAGGAAGTTCTTCAGATGTCGACCGTTATTTTGCCGGTCATGAAAGACCTCTTGGCGGAAATCCAGCGCTCCCTGGATTTTTATTTGTCCCAAGGGACGGACCGGCAGGTGACCCGCGTTTTGTTGTCCGGCGGAACGAGCCGGTTGGGGAATTTGGTGAATTACTTGGCGCAGGAGCTTCGTCTCCCCGTGGAAATGTTCGATCCCTTCGCGCGCATCGACGGCGCCCAATCCATCGCGCCCGACATGCGTCCTTTGTTCGCCGTCGCCGTCGGCTTGGCCCTTCGTCGGGAAGGAGACATCGCCTAGATTCCCGGGGCCACCTTCCATGATTAAGATCAACCTTCTTCCCCGTGAAATATACGCCGACAAGGCCCGCCGACAATTGGCCTCTTTGGGCGTCGGCATCGGGGTTCTCGTCGCGGCCTTGTTGCTCGGCTTTTACGGTCTTTTGAAGAAAAAAGAAATTTCCCTGGCGAAGCAAATGAACGAAGCCAAAACCGAAGAATCCAAATACCAAGCCATCGCGAACGACGTTCAGCAGTTGGAAGTCAAAAAGCAGCAGCTGAGCACCCGCTACGACGTTATCCAACGTTTGGTGACGGGCACCCTGGTTTACCCTAAATTCTTCGAGGATTTCATGTCGTTGCTCCCGGCGGATGTTTGGATAGGCAGCCTGAGCACGAGCACCGACTCTTCCTACGGCTTGATGGTTCAGACCAGTGCCCAGGCTCTTTCGACTTTTGCCATTGCGGATTGGTTGACCAACCTTCAATCGTCGCCGTTGTGCAGCGATGTTCGCCTTGGGGCCATCAGCGTGACCGAGGATGGCGAGGGGCGGTCGGTCTTTACCTTTCAAATGAATTTCACCTATCGGCGGAGCGGATGATATGGCATTGAACAAGGACCAACAACAAAAAATCCTGCTGGGGGTCGTGGTCGTCGTCACCTTTTGCTATGTCTATTTCAAATATCTTTTGGCGCCCACTCGCGCCAGCATCGCCGAAACGGAGACCCAGCTCCAATCGGTTCTGCAGCGCGTCGACAGCCTCAAAATGACGGCCAGTCGGTTGCCTCAATTACGAAAGCAAACGGAGGAATTGGATCTTCAAGTCGCCAAAGTGGAAAAGCGGTTGCCGCGGACCCGCAATTTGGAAGACATCATCCGAATCGTCACCGAATTGGCCAAAAAAAACGGGGTGAGCTTCTCGTCGTTTTCCCCGGCCGGAGAGTCTTCGCAGACTTACTACACGGAAGTGCCGTTCACGTTGAACGTGACCGGCACGATGCATTCCATCGGAAAGTTTTTGTCGGTAATCGGTCAGCAGGAGCGTATTTTCAGCGCTAAGAACTTGAACATTTCCTATTCGCCCAACACGAAAAAAGGTTATACGATCAGCGGAACGTTTACCCTCTATGCTTTTATTTACAATGGATAATGCCATGCGACGCGCCTTGATTTTTTTTGCCGGTTTGTTGGCCACGGCGTTCTTGGGCGTCGCCCGAGGCGAGGAGGTCGCCGTGTCTTCCGCGGCGGCCCCGACCGAACCGGCCTACGTGTACAAAGGGGACCGCATGAGGGATCCGTTCATTCCCCTGACGGGCCAAGGCGCCGTGTCCATGGAATCGGCCATGGCCAAGGTTGACTTGGGCCCCTTCAACCCCACCGGGGCCGAATTGAAAGGCATTTTGAAAACGCCGACGGGCCGTTGGGCCCTCATTCGGACGACGGACGGATTGACCTACATGGTTCAAAACGGGCGGGTGTATGACCCCAAGCGAAAGCTCATCTCCGGTTTTCAGGGAATCGTGAAGGAAAAGACCGTGGTGATTTTGGCGCCGGGCAATCAAGAGTTCGAACTGCGAACGAAGAAGGACGAAGAGGCGGCCAAGAAACAATGAGGCGAACGGTCCGCCGATTCCACGGGCGAGCGAGGAGGCTCCAAAACTTATGAAATCTTTTCAATTGACACGTCGCATCGTTGGAAGCAGGCCGGTGCGGCCGGGTCGGGCGGTGCGCCTCCTGGCGTTGGCGGCTTTCTTGGCGCCGCAACCCGGCGCCTTCGGCATGGCCGTTTTGGAATCCGGTCACGTGGGGCCGTCCAACGACGGCGCCTCGATTTCCTCGAACAACGAAGCCAGCTTAAAACGCATTTCCTACGACCAGCACGCGGTTCGAATCACCTTGGACAAGGAAGTCGCCTATCGGGTTTTTACCCTGAATTCGCCCCCGCGCGTGGTGGTGGAACTCCCGAACACGATTCATGGGCCCAAACCCTACGAAGCTTCCGTCAAAGACGATGTCCTCAAGCGGATCCGTAGTTCTCAATTTAAAACGTCCCCCGAAATGGTGGCCCGCATCGTGTTCGATTTGCCTCGCATGGTGGCCTTTAAAACGGCCCGCGAAGGCGACAGCGTCGTGATTCGATTCAACGCGGGAAAGGAAACAACGGAAACCGTCGCGTCGTCGGCGAATGACGAGGCTGTTCAAGGGGAGGCGGAGGAGTCCCTGTCCGCCGCCGCCCAGGTGCGCACGTCCGGAAAAACGGGAAAGCGGGGTCCCAAGGACATCTTGTCGAGTCTTCCGAAGAACCCCATCACCATCGATTTCGACGACGCCGACATCCGGGATGTTATCCGTGTTTTGGCGGAAATGAGCGGAATCAACATGATCTACGCCTCCGACCTCCGCGGGTTTGTGACCATCCATTTGGATCAAGTCCCTTTCGACGAAGTGTTTTCCACCGTGTTGACCATGCAGGGGCTTGTGTCGCAACAAATCGGGAACAACATTCTCCGGATTCTCACGCCCGAAGGCCTGAATACCGACCGAGCCCGATCCGTCACGAGCTACAGGAC
Proteins encoded in this window:
- the pilM gene encoding type IV pilus assembly protein PilM, which codes for MALADALKNIRLDKFRIKSKDAIGVDLGSTALKIVQLKGAGGRWKVHRANLLALPNAGPDVAGPERRVQAISLLKEYVAKQKDSISKNAVFSVSGNSVIVRFVKFPKMSRDDLSKMIVIEAEPYIPFAIPEVNIDFNILGDVVEEGQKKMETILVAAKKEIINGRLEIIQQGGLTPSLIDVDAFALQNAYELNVGANAKETALLVHVGAFVTTMTIIEAGVPKVVRDVFIAGNTVTKALQRNFQVDAKKADDMKTKAVILATQEEREKAMADQNKEVLQMSTVILPVMKDLLAEIQRSLDFYLSQGTDRQVTRVLLSGGTSRLGNLVNYLAQELRLPVEMFDPFARIDGAQSIAPDMRPLFAVAVGLALRREGDIA
- a CDS encoding PilN domain-containing protein, which codes for MIKINLLPREIYADKARRQLASLGVGIGVLVAALLLGFYGLLKKKEISLAKQMNEAKTEESKYQAIANDVQQLEVKKQQLSTRYDVIQRLVTGTLVYPKFFEDFMSLLPADVWIGSLSTSTDSSYGLMVQTSAQALSTFAIADWLTNLQSSPLCSDVRLGAISVTEDGEGRSVFTFQMNFTYRRSG
- the pilO gene encoding type 4a pilus biogenesis protein PilO; amino-acid sequence: MALNKDQQQKILLGVVVVVTFCYVYFKYLLAPTRASIAETETQLQSVLQRVDSLKMTASRLPQLRKQTEELDLQVAKVEKRLPRTRNLEDIIRIVTELAKKNGVSFSSFSPAGESSQTYYTEVPFTLNVTGTMHSIGKFLSVIGQQERIFSAKNLNISYSPNTKKGYTISGTFTLYAFIYNG